A single window of Amphiura filiformis chromosome 17, Afil_fr2py, whole genome shotgun sequence DNA harbors:
- the LOC140137122 gene encoding uncharacterized protein F54H12.2-like, with protein MAFVHDQSCECTLSQLDLFTVPPTQTSVVSGMWTEFFPVSSITSDTAPLEFNINGGDEYLDMSSTILQVQAKITRANGNDLEAQDQVGPINLFLHSLFSQVDISINGRLVSHSSSTYTYRALFESLLNYDKNSTETQLTTGLFYKDTPTKMDVANPLATNATANLGLKKRTRFTTNSKVIDLSGPLHADICFQGKYLLNGLDLKIKLHRAKDSFCLMSDEVAADYKVKIVGASLLIRKVTLSPPIILAHAKALEKSTAKYPIKRVLVKSFTVPQGDLSVTKEGLFTGQLPTRLVVGLVNNTAFNGSYETNPYNFQHFDLNKFGVFIDGQQVPLRPFTPKFTGDGGQRYILNYQTLFSGLNKLYKNFGGCLDREDYASGYALLCLDLTSDYSGGGHFQLRKNGNLRMELGFGTPLPATVNVVVYAEFESVVEIDRSRTVYIDQGN; from the coding sequence ATGGCTTTTGTTCACGATCAAAGTTGCGAATGTACCCTGTCACAATTGGATTTGTTCACCGTGCCACCGACGCAGACGAGCGTTGTAAGCGGAATGTGGACCGAATTCTTTCCCGTCTCGAGCATCACCTCCGACACTGCCCCTTTGGAATTCAACATCAACGGTGGGGATGAGTATCTCGACATGAGCAGCACCATACTTCAAGTGCAAGCGAAAATCACGAGAGCTAACGGAAACGATCTGGAAGCTCAAGATCAAGTGGGTCCCATCAATCTGTTTCTTCATTCTCTCTTCTCTCAAGTCGACATATCCATCAATGGCCGTTTGGTGTCGCACTCTAGCAGCACGTACACTTACCGAGCTTTGTTCGAAAGTCTGCTCAACTACGACAAGAATTCGACCGAGACTCAACTCACTACCGGTTTGTTCTACAAAGACACCCCGACGAAGATGGACGTGGCTAATCCACTCGCCACCAACGCCACCGCTAACCTGGGATTGAAGAAACGTACCAGGTTTACGACCAACAGCAAAGTGATCGATTTGAGCGGTCCCCTTCACGCCGATATCTGTTTTCAAGGCAAGTACCTGCTCAACGGACTAGACCTTAAAATCAAACTACATCGGGCCAAGGATTCATTCTGCTTGATGAGCGACGAAGTAGCTGCAGACTACAAAGTGAAGATCGTCGGAGCTTCTCTCCTGATCAGGAAAGTTACCCTTAGCCCACCCATCATTTTGGCTCACGCTAAAGCTCTGGAAAAAAGCACCGCCAAGTATCCTATTAAAAGGGTGCTGGTGAAATCGTTCACGGTACCTCAAGGGGATTTATCCGTCACCAAGGAAGGACTATTTACGGGGCAGCTTCCCACCCGTCTCGTGGTCGGACTGGTTAACAACACGGCTTTTAACGGATCGTACGAGACGAATCCCTacaactttcaacattttgacttgAACAAATTTGGGGTATTTATTGACGGTCAGCAAGTGCCTCTCCGACCTTTTACTCCAAAGTTCACCGGGGACGGAGGCCAGCGGTACATTTTGAACTACCAGACGCTATTTTCGGGTTTGAACAAGCTGTACAAAAACTTTGGAGGTTGTCTCGATCGTGAGGATTACGCATCGGGGTACGCGCTATTGTGTCTAGATTTGACGTCGGACTACTCCGGAGGCGGTCATTTCCAGTTGAGAAAGAACGGTAATCTACGTATGGAATTGGGGTTTGGAACGCCTCTGCCCGCTACCGTCAACGTCGTAGTGTACGCCGAATTTGAAAGCGTCGTCGAGATTGACAGATCCAGAACCGTGTACATCGACCAGGGTAATTAA
- the LOC140138388 gene encoding uncharacterized protein, giving the protein MGEHRKSLDKKTKSLYREYSDQSIKDFKGVKIDQLSNIEDLYEVNIAVYELVEMESEDDVDIAARLVRRSLETYPDTMRLNLYAGTDQLHFSFISNFERYTKSYACRKCNKLWKTAKQLHRHETICESKGTVDAFPRGIYVSPPSVFDEIREEGIDIPEDWNYYPHCAAFDFECYMVKTSEKSGGDHLTWTYDHIPLSVSICSNVPNYTTPVCFVSDGDPNVIVADMVNYLVEISNRSYELLLETFDGVISALSDKIEALKGEEEAKAREKYLVNLRTKLTVHLRRLPTFGFNSGRYDVNLVKQYLLPYLVENEPVEHLVKKTNNYMSINTDHLSFLDVTNFLAPGCSLDQFLRAFECSLQKGVFPYEWMHLDKLDHPSLPPKEAFNSALKGTRLTDDEYAHCQEVWDREDMKTMRDFLIWYNNLDVKPLVEALDKMAATYRERGIDFFKDGISVPGLTMKYLFKISPEANFALFGKLDSDLCHKFRDNIVGGPSIVFTRYHERGVTKLRGEKECEKIMGYDANALYLWAIKQDMPTGYPTRRKAPDFPKERKPFSIIAQEWLDWESHQRGIRIRHEGNNTEKRVGPKMLPVDGFSGDTVFEMQGCWYHGHNCRMNPRHEEKEMRERYQKTLEKQKYIEDLGYSYVEMWECDFNAMKRTNKELQSFLRNRARPFDIKITLTEAEIIDAIKTGQFFGVVECDIHVPEHLKSHFEEMPPIFKNTDISREDIGPFMKAYAEENDIMSTPRRSLIGSMFGSKILLTSPLAKWYLEHGVVITRVYEIAEYTPSSCFSQFVDNVSDARRAGDSDPSKSIIADTMKLMGNSSYGKTITNKYKHRNVKIANHGKASKLVNEILFRDLNQITDDCYEVELAKTKIKHDLPLQIGFFVYQYAKLRVLQFYYDCLDVYVDRSDFELVQMDTDSAYLAIAGDSLESLVKPELKDAFERERSKWFPRTDTEEHRRYDKRTPGLFKLEWEGEGIVALCSKTWYGFGPSDKFSCKGANKRNNQIDKEKYLRVLKERKPDSATNRGFRVKDNRVHTYEQVRSAFSYFYPKRKVLEDGITTTYLDI; this is encoded by the exons ATGGGAGAACATCGCAAATCTTTGGACAAGAAAACAAAATCACTGTACCGGGAATATTCGGATCAATCTATTAAAGATTTCAAGGGAGTGAAAATAGACCAACTGTCTAACATTGAAGATCTTTACGAAGTGAACATCGCCGTGTACGAATTGGTCGAGATGGAATCTGAGGATGATGTCGATATCGCGGCTAGACTGGTACGCAGGAGTTTGGAGACTTATCCCGATACCATGCGTCTGAATTTGTACGCGGGAACTGATCAACTTCACTTCAGTTTCATCAGCAACTTTGAGAGATACACAAAATCATACGCCTGTAGGAAGTGCAACAAGTTGTGGAAAACGGCAAAACAGCTTCATCGACACGAGACAATATGCGAAAGTAAAG GTACGGTGGATGCATTCCCACGAGGCATCTACGTAAGTCCTCCTTCCGTGTTCGATGAGATCCGTGAGGAGGGGATCGATATTCCCGAGGATTGGAACTACTACCCTCATTgcgccgcttttgattttgaatgCTATATGGTAAAGACATCGGAGAAGTCTGGTGGAGATCATTTGACTTGGACCTACGATCACATCCCCCTTAGTGTCAGTATATGCAGCAATGTCCCCAACTATACGACGCCAGTTTGTTTCGTTAGCGACGGAGATCCGAATGTTATCGTAGCAGATATGGTCAATTATCTAGTAGAAATAAGCAATCGCAGCTATGAACTTCTACTCGAGACATTCGACGGGGTCATTTCGGCATTATCTGACAAAATTGAGGCGTTGAAGGGGGAGGAAGAAGCCAAGGCACGAGAGAAATATTTAGTCAATCTTCGTACGAAATTGACGGTTCATTTGCGACGATTGCCGACTTTCGGATTTAATAGCGGAAGGTACGATGTCaatttggtaaagcaatacctaCTACCTTATCTAGTCGAGAACGAACCTGTCGAGCATCTAGTCAAGAAAACTAACAATTATATGTCAATCAACACGGATCATTTATCATTTCTGGACGTTACGAACTTTCTGGCTCCCGGATGTAGTCTCGATCAATTTCTTCGGGCTTTCGAGTGCTCTTTACAAAAAGGCGTATTCCCCTACGAATGGATGCACCTTGACAAACTCGATCATCCATCTCTCCCCCCGAAAGAAGCTTTCAATAGCGCGCTTAAGGGTACCCGACTGACTGATGACGAATACGCGCACTGTCAGGAGGTGTGGGATCGGGAAGACATGAAGACCATGAGAGATTTTCTCATTTGGTATAATAATCTCGATGTCAAGCCGTTGGTGGAAGCCTTAGACAAAATGGCGGCCACTTACCGCGAAAGGGGAATAGATTTTTTCAAAGACGGGATCTCTGTCCCGGGGCTGACGATGAAATACTTGTTCAAAATCAGCCCCGAGGCAAATTTCGCCCTATTCGGTAAACTGGACAGTGATCTTTGTCACAAATTTAGGGATAATATCGTAGGGGGACCTTCTATCGTGTTCACGCGATATCACGAAAGGGGTGTGACCAAACTTAGGGGAGAAAAAGAATGCGAGAAAATTATGGGGTACGATGCCAACGCCCTGTACCTCTGGGCTATCAAGCAAGATATGCCCACGGGGTATCCAACACGCAGGAAAGCCCCCGATTTCCCAAAAGAGCGAAAACCTTTCTCTATTATCGCTCAGGAATGGCTCGACTGGGAATCGCACCAGCGAGGTATTCGTATCAGGCACGAGGGTAACAACACGGAGAAAAGGGTAGGGCCCAAAATGCTTCCGGTCGATGGTTTCTCGGGAGATACCGTGTTCGAAATGCAGGGCTGCTGGTACCACGGTCATAATTGTAGGATGAACCCCCGTCACGAAGAAAAAGAAATGCGGGAAAGGTACCAGAAAACTTTGGAAAAACAAAAGTACATTGAAGATTTAGGGTATAGCTACGTAGAGATGTGGGAATGTGATTTCAATGCTATGAAAAGAACGAACAAAGAGCTTCAGAGTTTCCTTAGGAATAGGGCGCGACCTTTTGATATCAAGATTACATTGACCGAGGCCGAGATTATAGACGCGATCAAAACGGGGCAATTTTTCGGGGTCGTCGAATGCGATATTCATGTACCCGAGCACCTAAAGTCGCATTTTGAGGAAATGCCACCCATTTTCAAAAACACGGACATTTCTCGCGAAGACATCGGCCCATTCATGAAAGCTTACGCGGAAGAGAACGATATCATGAGCACGCCACGAAGGAGCTTGATCGGGAGCATGTTCGGGAGTAAGATCCTACTGACCTCACCTCTCGCCAAATGGTACCTGGAGCATGGTGTGGTAATTACCCGCGTGTACGAGATAGCCGAATACACCCCGTCATCGTGCTTCTCCCAATTTGTCGACAATGTATCCGACGCCCGAAGAGCCGGGGATAGCGATCCTTCCAAATCCATCATCGCGGACACCATGAAACTGATGGGGAATTCATCATACGGAAAAACCATCACCAACAAGTACAAGCATCGTAACGTTAAGATCGCCAATCACGGTAAAGCGAGTAAACTAGTCAACGAAATTCTTTTCCGCGACCTGAACCAAATCACGGATGATTGCTACGAAGTGGAGTTGGCGAAAACCAAAATCAAGCACGATTTACCACTCCAGATCGGTTTCTTCGTCTACCAATACGCCAAATTACGAGTATTGCAGTTTTATTACGACTGTCTCGACGTGTACGTGGACAGATCGGATTTTGAACTCGTTCAAATGGATACAGATTCGGCTTATCTCGCCATCGCGGGTGATAGTTTGGAGAGTTTAGTTAAGCCCGAGCTTAAAGATGCGTTTGAACGAGAAAGGTCCAAATGGTTTCCGCGTACCGATACGGAGGAACACCGTCGATACGACAAACGCACCCCCGGTTTGTTCAAACTCGAATGGGAAGGGGAGGGGATCGTCGCGCTATGCAGTAAAACCTGGTACGGTTTTGGTCCGAGCGATAAATTTAGTTGCAAGGGGGCAAACAAGAGAAATAATCAGATTGACAAAGAAAAATACCTGCGCGTACTGAAGGAGAGAAAGCCAGATTCAGCTACCAATCGCGGTTTTCGCGTCAAAGATAATCGCGTGCACACCTACGAACAGGTGCGGAGTGCATTCAGTTATTTTTATCCCAAACGGAAGGTTCTAGAAGATGGGATCACCACCACTTATTTAGACATATGA